Genomic DNA from Carnobacteriaceae bacterium zg-C25:
TGCACTTCTTTTGTGTCGATGTGTGCACGTTCTACTTTTTCGTCAGGACGCATTGTTGTATCGACAGTTGATCCGTTGCGTAAGTCACGGATTTTCATACGCATTACGGTATTTCCTTTACCAGGTTTGTGGTGGCTAATTTCTAATACTTTCCATAATTTACCATCGGCAACATATGTCATGCCGGCTTTTAAATCACTAACGTTGATCATATCAATCTCCTTAAATTGTGTTTCTAATACTCTGTATTTATACCATATTTTTACAGGAATCTCAACCTATATTATGATATAATAGACACTAACTATTCATAAAAACGAAAAAGAAATGGATTTAAAACGACGGAAAATCGTCACAAAATACAGTTGTCTTTTTTAGTGTTATCCAATGATTTTATAAAATCATTGGATAACACGTGAATGTGCGATGTATCAAATTTAAAAAAGAAAGGAAGAGTCTATGAATTTATCTATCGTATTAATTTTTTGTGCTATTGTTATTGTGGGGTGTCTGCTTCTACAAAAACTAACGAATCGAATAGGGGTGCCTTATTTAGTCGGTTTTATTATATTAGGGATGCTTTTTGGGTCAGATGGTGTTTTACGCATTCAATTTGAAAACTTTCGTATTGCGCAAATTATTTGTACGGTGGCGCTGATTTTTATCATGTTTTTTGGTGGTTTTGAAACGCGGTTAAATAAGGTGAATGCCATTATGAAACCAGCAGTTGTACTATCCACAGGTGGTGTTTTATTGACCGCTTTAATGATGACAGCGATTATTCATTTTATTTTAAGATTATCCGTTGTTGAAAGCTTTTTAATTTCAGCAGTGTTATCGTCTACGGACGCGGCATCTGTCTTTTCTATTTTAAAGTCACAAGAATTGCATTTAAAGCATCAAACGGCGTCTTTATTAGAGTTGGAATCGGGGAGTAATGACCCATTTGCCTATCTATTGGCTGTCGTGGGGATTTTCATTTTTAAAGGGCAATTTCAAATTAGCGAAATTTTTTGGATATTGGTTTTACAAATTGGTGTTGCCTTACTCGTAACCGTCGTCTTGTCCAAAGTCACTCGTTTTATTTTTGATCGCATGACATTTGATAATGTTGGTATTTTAGTAACCTTTATTATGGCGGTTGCGTTATTATCCTATGCCTTGCCCGAGGCGTTTAAAGGGAACGGTTATTTATCGGCATATTTAGTCGGTTTAATTTTAGGGAATCACTATATCCCACAAAAAAAGGAAGTGATGGTCTTTTTTGAAGGGGTGATTAGCATTTGCCAAATCTTAACGTTCTTTTTATTAGGGTTGTTGAGTGCGCCAAAATTATTGCCTGATTTATTGGTTTTAGGTGGTGTTATTGCGGTTGTATTAATGCTTGTCGTACGACCAATTGTTGTTTGGATCATCGGTAAAGTATTTCATTTGAAAAAAGAGCAAATGACCGTTATTTCGTGGGCGGGATTAAGAGGGGCATCATCGATTGTTTTTTCAATAATGATTGTGAATCAAGTGCATTTAACGATGGATATTTTTCATATTGTGCTATGCGTTGTACTGGTGTCGATTATTATACAAGGGACGTTGTTACCCATTATTGCGCGACGGACGAATATGATTGACGTCAACGAAAATGTCTTTAAAACATTTAACTTTTATTCTGAAGAGGTACCGCTCGATATTTTAACGATTCGCATACCCGAAACACATGCGTGGGCGAATCGTGCCATTGAAACCATTGATTTTCCACCATCCACACTCGTGTTTCAAATACA
This window encodes:
- a CDS encoding potassium/proton antiporter; protein product: MNLSIVLIFCAIVIVGCLLLQKLTNRIGVPYLVGFIILGMLFGSDGVLRIQFENFRIAQIICTVALIFIMFFGGFETRLNKVNAIMKPAVVLSTGGVLLTALMMTAIIHFILRLSVVESFLISAVLSSTDAASVFSILKSQELHLKHQTASLLELESGSNDPFAYLLAVVGIFIFKGQFQISEIFWILVLQIGVALLVTVVLSKVTRFIFDRMTFDNVGILVTFIMAVALLSYALPEAFKGNGYLSAYLVGLILGNHYIPQKKEVMVFFEGVISICQILTFFLLGLLSAPKLLPDLLVLGGVIAVVLMLVVRPIVVWIIGKVFHLKKEQMTVISWAGLRGASSIVFSIMIVNQVHLTMDIFHIVLCVVLVSIIIQGTLLPIIARRTNMIDVNENVFKTFNFYSEEVPLDILTIRIPETHAWANRAIETIDFPPSTLVFQIQRDEELIVPDGQTVLQVGDLLQCVVFTRQNHSHLKFYQINVEDDSRYLGKVLKDSIFSQDLVVAIERDGHMIVPNGDTMVLLGDTLLMKKMTGNQ